The following are encoded together in the Candidatus Auribacterota bacterium genome:
- a CDS encoding nucleotidyltransferase: MIEELLSTVARCLDERNIPHMIIGGQAVLVYGSPRLTRDIAITLGITPDKYALVKAVCVAAGLRMLPKNPRTFAEETMVLPAEDIKGGLRVDFIFSGTPYEETALRRVRKIVVGGYPIKFASPEDVIIHKMIAGRAVDEEDVKNILIKLGKKVDSTYIQKWLSALDHKFGDVLFMRPFLSVNKEIVCRVIV, from the coding sequence ATGATAGAGGAACTCCTTTCCACGGTTGCCCGTTGTCTCGACGAGCGTAACATCCCGCACATGATAATCGGGGGCCAGGCGGTTCTCGTGTACGGTTCCCCCCGCCTGACCCGGGACATAGCTATCACCCTTGGAATCACCCCCGATAAGTACGCTTTGGTGAAAGCCGTATGCGTCGCTGCGGGCTTGAGAATGCTGCCAAAGAACCCCAGGACATTTGCTGAAGAGACAATGGTTCTCCCGGCTGAAGATATCAAAGGGGGGTTGCGAGTGGATTTCATCTTCTCCGGGACGCCGTATGAAGAAACTGCGCTAAGGCGGGTGCGAAAGATCGTTGTGGGCGGCTATCCCATCAAGTTTGCCTCGCCGGAAGATGTAATCATCCACAAAATGATCGCCGGGCGAGCGGTGGATGAAGAGGATGTGAAGAACATCTTGATCAAACTTGGGAAAAAGGTTGATTCAACCTATATCCAAAAGTGGCTTAGTGCTCTGGATCATAAGTTCGGTGACGTATTATTTATGCGGCCTTTTCTTTCTGTGAACAAAGAGATAGTTTGTCGAGTAATCGTTTGA
- a CDS encoding DUF1566 domain-containing protein: protein MKRLAVFLWFFVAGASLCHAQAPQAEMLLNGASFARGDFFSATFQLNSSITQPFTVYAVVITPHGSMLNALTLGPKVKPVASNVPRLDPPFSYPIISLNLPSGAPLGQYEVVAVFFDPSKPITGRQAAFLDVSGKFEIAGDNPPTPAITPTPTKTPALDWYLKYGPSGSGDVVKIGTMYVASKKDGTGCANGDTKKWQDAIDWANGLSWLDKDDWRMPAKDELSAICAVKDTTSGFTYRSLGYYWSSTEPGASDAWAFYFGNCNVYKSGKTSPYYVRAVRGVE from the coding sequence GTGAAAAGATTAGCTGTGTTCTTGTGGTTTTTTGTCGCTGGGGCTTCACTGTGCCATGCTCAGGCGCCACAGGCGGAGATGCTGCTAAACGGGGCTTCGTTCGCCCGCGGCGACTTCTTCTCGGCGACGTTTCAGTTAAACAGCTCAATCACACAGCCGTTCACCGTGTACGCCGTTGTCATCACACCGCACGGCTCCATGCTCAACGCCCTCACGCTCGGGCCGAAGGTGAAGCCGGTCGCCTCGAATGTGCCGCGCCTCGACCCGCCGTTCTCGTACCCGATCATCTCCCTGAACCTTCCGTCCGGCGCGCCCCTCGGGCAGTACGAGGTCGTCGCGGTCTTCTTCGACCCCTCGAAGCCCATCACCGGGCGGCAGGCCGCGTTCCTGGACGTAAGCGGTAAGTTCGAGATTGCAGGCGATAATCCTCCTACCCCAGCCATAACCCCAACTCCAACCAAAACTCCAGCCCTAGACTGGTATCTGAAATATGGCCCGAGTGGCAGCGGTGATGTCGTGAAGATAGGGACAATGTACGTGGCGAGCAAGAAGGATGGAACGGGCTGTGCGAATGGCGATACAAAGAAGTGGCAGGACGCCATAGATTGGGCCAATGGTTTGAGTTGGCTGGATAAGGATGACTGGAGGATGCCAGCAAAAGATGAGCTAAGCGCAATTTGTGCTGTCAAGGACACAACTTCTGGTTTTACATATCGTAGTTTGGGGTACTACTGGTCCTCTACTGAGCCCGGCGCATCCGACGCATGGGCCTTTTACTTCGGCAATTGCAACGTGTACAAATCCGGTAAGACCTCCCCCTACTACGTGCGCGCGGTGCGTGGGGTCGAGTAG